One genomic region from Thunnus maccoyii chromosome 16, fThuMac1.1, whole genome shotgun sequence encodes:
- the exoc5 gene encoding exocyst complex component 5, with product MLNMATTAQLFEEPFDADEYIERLAWRTPGGGSKGGAEAFDPKRLLEEFENHIEELKQLDEKIQRRVEKLEHQCHREAKEFAHKVQDLQRSNQVAFQHFQELDEHISYVATKVCHLGDQLEGVNTPRQRAVEAQRLMTYFNEFLDGDLRSDVFNNPDKIKEAADIIQKLHLIAQELPFDRFADVKAKIASKYHDLERQLIQEFTAAQRRGEIGRMREVAAVLLHFKGYAHCVDVYIKQCQEGAYLRNDVFEDTAVLCQRVNKQVGEVFSSPETVMAKLIQNIFENKLQAHVREKLDETRHSDVEQYLKNLYDLYTRTTALATKLTEFNLGSDKHTFLSKLIKSIFSSYLESYIDMEREYLRTRGAMILQRYYDSKNHQKRPIGTGSIQELKERIRQRTNLPLGPIIDTHGETFLSPELVVNLLQETRHAFERCHRLSDPSDLPKNAFSIFLLLVEHLCVEHIDYALEIGLSAIPSSDAKNANLYFLDVVQQANSIFHLFDKQFNDQLMPLISSSPKLAECLHKKKEVIEQMEVKLDTGIDRTLNCMVGQMKHILATEQKKTDFRPEDENNVMIQYTTACSKVCAYVSRQVEHVRKSMDGKNVDTVLTELGVRFHRLIHEHLQQYSYSSMGGMLAICDVAEYRRCAKDFRVPLVLQLFDTLHALCNLLVVAPDNLKQVCSGEQLTNLDRNLLHAFVQLRVDYRSARLGRHFS from the exons GTTGTTGGAAGAGTTTGAGAACCACATAGAGGAACTGAAGCAACTAGATGAGAAGATCCAACGGCGGGTGGAGAAACTTGAACATCAGTGTCATCGTGAGGCCAAGGAATTTGCCCACAAAGTGCAGGACTTGCAGAGGAGCAACCAG GTGGCCTTTCAGCATTTCCAGGAGCTTGATGAGCATATCAGCTACGTGGCAACCAAGGTTTGTCACCTTGGCGACCAGCTGGAGGGGGTGAACACACCTCGGCAGAGGGCGGTGGAAGCTCAGCGTCTGATGACCTACTTCAATGAGTTCTTGGATGGAGATCTACgcagtgatgtcttcaataaCCCAGACAAG aTTAAGGAGGCTGCTGATATCATTCAGAAGCTGCATCTCATTGCCCAGGAGCTGCCATTTGACAG ATTTGCAGATGTCAAAGCAAAAATTGCAA gtaAGTACCATGACCTGGAGCGGCAGTTAATCCAGGAGTTCACTGCTGCCCAGCGCAGGGGTGAGATTGGACGTATGCGGGAGGTGGCAGCAGTTCTGTTACATTTCAAG GGCTATGCACACTGTGTGGACGTCTATATCAAGCAGTGTCAGGAA GGGGCCTACCTGAGGAATGACGTGTTTGAGGACACGGCAGTCCTCTGTCAGAGGGTCAACAAACAAGTGGGCGAAGTCTTCAGCAGCCCAGAGACTGTCATGGCCAAACTCATCCAGAACATCTTTGAAAACAAATTACAG GCACATGTAAGGGAAAAACTGGATGAGACCCGACACTCTGATGTGGAACAGTACCTCAAGAACCTCTATGACCTTTACACCAG GACCACAGCGTTGGCCACCAAGCTGACAGAGTTCAACCTGGGCTCAGACAAGCACACCTTCCTGTCCAAGCTGATAAAGAGCATCTTCTCCTCCTACCTGGAGAGTTACATTGACATGGAGAGGGAATACCTTCGCACTCGAGGCGCTATGATTCTACAGCGCTACTATGATTCCAAGAACCACCAGAAACGTCCAATTGGCACTGGCAG TATCCAAGAGCTGAAGGAGCGGATCCGACAGCGCACCAACCTTCCCCTGGGCCCCATCATTGACACCCATGGGGAGACCTTTCTGTCCCCTGAGCTGGTTGTCAACCTGCTGCAGGAGACACGTCATGCCTTTGAGAGATGCCACAGG CTTTCAGATCCTTCTGACCTGCCCAAGAATGCCTTCTCAATCTTCCTGCTGCTGGTTGAACATCTGTGTGTGGAGCACATTGACTATGCTTTGGAGATTGGCCTTTCAG CAATTCCCTCATCAGATGCCAAGAATGCCAACCTGTACTTCCTGGATGTGGTTCAGCAGGCAAACTCTATCTTTCACTTGTTTGACAAGCAGTTCAATGACCAACTCATGCCTCTTATAAG CTCATCCCCAAAGTTAGCAGAGTGCTTGCACAAGAAGAAAGAGGTGATTGAACAGATGGAAGTGAAACTGGACACAGGAATCGACAG AACACTAAACTGCATGGTGGGGCAAATGAAGCACATCTTGGcaacagagcagaagaagaCTGATTTCAGGCCTGAGGACGAGAACAACGTCATGATCCAGTACACTACA GCTTGCTCCAAGGTTTGTGCCTACGTCAGTCGGCAGGTGGAGCATGTTCGGAAGTCCATGGATGGGAAAAATGTGGATACAGTGCTGACTGAGTTGGGCGTTCGTTTCCACCGACTCATCCACGAGCACCTACAGCAGTACAGCTACAGCTCAATGGGAGGCATGCTGGCCATCTGCGACGTGGCTGAATACCGACGATGCGCCAAGGACTTCAGG GTCCCTCTCGTGCTGCAGCTCTTCGACACACTCCACGCCCTCTGTAACCTCCTGGTCGTTGCCCCTGACAACCTGAAGCAGGTTTGTTCAGGTGAGCAGCTCACCAATCTGGACCGGAACCTCCTGCATGCCTTCGTCCAGCTCAGAGTGGACTACCGTTCAGCCAGATTGGGCCGACACTTCAGTTAA